Proteins found in one Sorghum bicolor cultivar BTx623 chromosome 1, Sorghum_bicolor_NCBIv3, whole genome shotgun sequence genomic segment:
- the LOC8155742 gene encoding calmodulin-binding transcription activator 3 isoform X3 has protein sequence MQQHENGTGPVTNSSVFSSYTPASSVGNYQGLHATQNTSFYPVNQHNSPLILNGSSAMLGTNGRANQTDLPSWNSVIELDEPVQMPHLQFPVPPDQSATTEGLGVDYLTFDEVYSDGLSLKDIGAAGTHGESYLQFSSATGDLSATENSFPQQNDGSLEAAIGYPFLKTQSSNLSDILKDSFKKTDSFTRWMSKELPEVEDSQIHSSSGGFWSTEEANNIIEASSREPLDQFTVSPMLSQDQLFSIVDFAPNWTYVGSKTKILVAGSILNDSQINEGCKWSCMFGEVEVPAKVLADGTLICYSPQHRPGRVPFYITCSNRLACSEVREFEFRPTVSQYMDAPSPHGETNKVYFQIRLDKLLSLGPDEYQATVSNPSLEMIDLSKKISSLMASNDEWSNLLKLAVDNEPSTADQHDQFAENLIKEKLHVWLLNKVGMGGKGPSVLDDEGQGVLHLAAALGYDWAIRPTLAAGVNINFRDVHGWTALHWAAFCGRERTVVALIALGAAPGALTDPTPDFPGSTPADLASANGQKGISGFLAESSLTSHLQALNLKEANMSQISGLPGIGDVTERDSLQPPSGDSLGPVRNAAQAAAQIYQVFRVQSFQRKQAAQYEDDKGGMSDERALSLLSVKPPKSGQLDPLHSAATRIQNKFRGWKGRKEFLLIRQRIVKIQAHVRGHQVRKHYRKIVWSVGIVEKVILRWRRRGAGLRGFRSTEGSVESSSGGTSSSSIQDKPSGDDYDFLQEGRKQTEERLQKALARVKSMAQYPEARDQYQRILTVVSKMQESQAMQEKMLEESAEMDFMSEFKELWDDDTPIPGYF, from the exons TGGAACTGGACCCGTGACAAATTCTTCTGTCTTCAGCTCTTACACACCTGCTTCGTCCGTAG GTAATTACCAGGGGCTGCATGCCACACAAAATACAAGCTTCTATCCTGTTAACCAACATAATTCTCCTCTCATTCTTAATGGATCAAGTGCCATGCTTGGAACGAATGGCCGTGCAAATCAAACTGATCTTCCATCATGGAATTCTGTGATAGAACTGGATGAGCCTGTTCAAATGCCTCATCTCCagtttcctgttcctcctgatcAAAGTGCTACCACGGAAGGCCTGGGAGTTGATTACTTAACATTTGATGAAGTATATTCTGATGGCCTCAGTCTCAAAGATATTGGTGCCGCAGGAACTCATGGAGAGTCATATTTGCAG TTCTCTAGTGCTACTGGTGATTTGTCTGCAACAGAGAACAGCTTCCCACAACAAAATGATGGTTCTCTGGAGGCAGCCATTGGTTATCCATTTTTGAAGACTCAGTCATCTAATCTATCTGATATCCTAAAAGACAGCTTTAAGAAAACTGATAGTTTTACAAGATGGATGAGCAAAGAGCTTCCTGAAGTGGAAGATTCTCAAATTCACTCTAGTTCTGGGGGGTTCTGGAGCACGGAAGAAGCAAATAATATCATCGAAGCATCAAGCCGTGAGCCGCTGGATCAGTTTACTGTTTCCCCGATGCTCTCGCAGGACCAGCTGTTTAGTATAGTCGATTTTGCTCCAAACTGGACCTATGTGGGTTCAAAGACTAAG ATTTTAGTTGCTGGTAGCATCCTGAATGACAGTCAAATCAATGAGGGATGCAAGTGGTCATGTATGTTTGGAGAAGTTGAAGTTCCAGCAAAGGTTTTAGCAGATGGTACTCTCATCTGTTATTCTCCCCAGCATAGACCTGGTCGAGTACCTTTTTATATTACCTGCTCCAACAGATTGGCCTGCAGTGAAGTGCGGGAGTTTGAATTTCGACCAACTGTCTCCCAATACATGGATGCTCCTAGTCCACATGGTGAAACAAACAAAGTTTATTTCCAGATACGCCTTGACAAGTTGTTGTCCCTTGGACCGGATGAGTACCAGGCAACTGTATCTAACCCAAGCCTGGAGATGATTGACTTAAGCAAGAAGATAAGTTCACTGATGGCGAGCAATGATGAGTGGTCCAACTTGCTAAAGTTGGCTGTTGATAATGAGCCTTCTACTGCTGATCAGCATGATCAGTTTGCTGAAAACTTGATTAAGGAAAAGTTGCATGTCTGGCTTCTAAATAAAGTTGGTATGGGTGGCAAGGGACCCAGTGTGTTGGATGATGAAGGGCAGGGCGTGCTTCACTTAGCAGCTGCCCTTGGATATGATTGGGCTATAAGGCCAACACTTGCTGCTGGTGTGAATATTAATTTCAGAGATGTTCATGGGTGGACTGCACTCCATTGGGCCGCCTTTTGTGGCCG AGAGCGGACTGTAGTTGCGCTTATTGCACTGGGAGCAGCTCCTGGAGCTTTGACAGACCCAACTCCTGATTTCCCTGGAAGTACACCAGCAGATCTCGCATCAGCTAATGGTCAAAAAGGAATATCTGGTTTCTTGGCTGAATCTTCTCTGACCAGTCATCTTCAGGCCCTCAATCTGAAGGAAGCTAATATGTCTCAAATATCTGGTCTACCTGGTATTGGAGATGTTACTGAGAGAGATTCACTGCAGCCTCCAAGTGGAGATTCATTAGGTCCTGTTCGAAATGCTGCTCAAGCTGCTGCGCAGATATACCAAGTTTTCAGGGTGCAATCCTTCCAGAGAAAGCAAGCAGCTCAATATGAGGATGATAAAGGTGGAATGTCTGATGAGCGTGCCCTCTCACTTCTTTCTGTCAAGCCACCCAAGTCAGGGCAGCTTGATCCTCTGCATTCTGCTGCAACTCGCATACAGAATAAGTTCAGAGGATGGAAGGGGAGAAAGGAATTTCTTCTTATTAGGCAGCGGATTGTGAAGATCCAG GCTCATGTGCGAGGTCACCAAGTGAGGAAGCATTATCGGAAAATAGTTTGGTCTGTTGGGATCGTGGAGAAAGTTATATTGCGATGGAGGCGTAGAGGTGCTGGGTTACGTGGGTTTCGGTCTACAGAAGGTTCAGTTGAGAGCAGTAGTGGTGGAACAAGTAGCAGTTCAATCCAAGATAAGCCTTCTGGGGATGATTATGATTTTCTGCAAGAAGGACGAAAACAGACTGAAGAACGGCTCCAGAAAGCTCTTGCGAGAGTGAAGTCCATGGCTCAATACCCGGAAGCAAGAGATCAGTACCAGAGGATTTTGACTGTCGTGTCAAAAATGCAGGAGTCTCAG GCTATGCAAGAAAAGATGCTGGAGGAGTCAGCAGAGATGGACTTCATGAGTGAATTCAAGGAATTGTGGGATGACGATACACCTATCCCTGGTTATTTTTAG